One Owenweeksia hongkongensis DSM 17368 genomic region harbors:
- a CDS encoding CIS tube protein, translating into MPGKKLTIKAYKTEKYSSEVGSCTVKINPSSYKSNYGIEYNKEGGTGMAGKTLDFKGIAPETVSFDIHFDSTGVINGSSEPITDQLDKFKKVCLLYNGAIHQPNFLIVSWSSLQFRCKLTSMSVNYNLFKSDGTPLRAVASVQFEEALDSEEIARLQGNQSPDLTHAVLIKAGDKLPLICKEIYGDASYYMEVASFNKLVNFRHLEPGTIIHIPPIK; encoded by the coding sequence ATGCCAGGAAAAAAATTAACCATAAAAGCCTATAAAACCGAAAAATACTCTAGCGAAGTAGGAAGTTGTACCGTAAAAATAAACCCATCATCCTACAAAAGTAACTATGGCATAGAGTACAATAAAGAAGGGGGCACGGGAATGGCTGGTAAAACGCTGGACTTTAAAGGGATTGCTCCAGAGACTGTTTCTTTTGATATTCATTTTGACTCTACTGGAGTGATAAATGGCAGTAGTGAACCGATTACCGATCAACTGGATAAATTTAAAAAAGTATGCCTGTTATATAACGGTGCCATTCATCAACCTAATTTTTTGATAGTATCATGGAGCAGCCTGCAATTTAGGTGCAAGCTCACCTCTATGAGTGTTAATTATAATTTGTTTAAAAGTGATGGCACACCTCTACGGGCAGTGGCTTCAGTGCAATTTGAAGAAGCTTTGGACAGTGAGGAAATTGCCAGGTTACAAGGCAATCAATCGCCAGATCTTACCCACGCGGTGCTAATAAAAGCAGGTGACAAGCTTCCTCTTATTTGTAAAGAAATTTATGGTGATGCGAGCTATTATATGGAGGTGGCAAGCTTCAATAAGCTAGTAAACTTTAGGCACCTGGAACCGGGAACAATTATTCATATACCACCCATAAAATAA
- a CDS encoding DUF5908 family protein — protein sequence MPIEIRELLIKVRVDDVTAPKVNALDIEKIKKEILRDCNREIKKQLNHRLDR from the coding sequence ATGCCCATAGAAATAAGAGAACTACTGATAAAAGTTCGGGTAGATGATGTGACAGCACCCAAAGTGAATGCTTTAGATATTGAGAAAATCAAAAAAGAGATTTTGAGGGATTGTAATCGTGAAATAAAAAAGCAGCTCAACCACCGACTAGATCGATAA
- a CDS encoding phage tail protein, translating into MAKPKEYYPPVSFYFKLSFQGISGQAEASFKEVSGISMEMGVEEIAEGGVNDFKHRVPTTAKFSNLVLKRGLVTKKSELFQWCQDSIGGGLEQPIKPKIIMVMLLSEKRAPIKSWSFANAWPVKWSISEFDSMKNEVAIESLEFAYNYFTVL; encoded by the coding sequence ATGGCTAAGCCCAAGGAATATTACCCTCCGGTATCTTTTTATTTTAAGCTAAGTTTTCAAGGAATCTCTGGTCAAGCAGAGGCTTCCTTTAAAGAGGTATCGGGCATTTCTATGGAAATGGGGGTAGAGGAAATTGCAGAAGGTGGCGTAAACGATTTTAAACATCGGGTGCCCACCACTGCAAAGTTCTCCAATTTGGTGCTTAAACGAGGTTTGGTGACTAAAAAGTCAGAGTTGTTTCAATGGTGCCAAGACTCCATTGGCGGTGGATTGGAGCAGCCCATAAAGCCTAAAATAATTATGGTAATGCTGCTTAGCGAGAAGCGGGCTCCGATTAAGTCATGGAGTTTTGCTAATGCTTGGCCTGTAAAATGGTCTATCTCTGAATTTGACTCTATGAAAAATGAGGTAGCCATTGAAAGCTTAGAGTTTGCCTATAACTACTTTACCGTACTATAG
- a CDS encoding phage tail protein encodes MADDGSAQGATWPLPKFYFKVSLGSQDNTVSFQEVSGLDTEAQPIEYRHGDSTVFSTIKMPGIVKSGNVTLKKGVFVKDNNFFKWYEGIKMNIIKRETVTIQLLDEGANPTMTWTLANAWPTKITGADMKSDANEVAVETLELAHEGLTIANG; translated from the coding sequence ATGGCAGATGACGGATCAGCACAAGGCGCCACATGGCCGCTTCCCAAGTTTTACTTTAAAGTGAGCTTAGGGTCGCAGGATAATACGGTTTCATTTCAAGAAGTATCTGGCTTGGATACTGAAGCCCAACCAATAGAGTACAGGCATGGTGATAGTACTGTGTTTAGTACCATAAAAATGCCAGGTATTGTAAAAAGCGGAAACGTAACCCTTAAGAAAGGGGTGTTTGTAAAAGACAACAATTTCTTTAAATGGTACGAGGGCATTAAAATGAATATCATAAAAAGGGAAACGGTGACCATACAGCTATTGGACGAAGGAGCAAACCCTACCATGACGTGGACACTTGCCAATGCTTGGCCTACCAAAATTACAGGTGCCGATATGAAATCGGATGCCAATGAGGTAGCGGTGGAAACACTGGAGCTTGCCCATGAAGGACTCACCATAGCAAATGGCTAA
- a CDS encoding phage tail sheath family protein — protein sequence MPTAMKTPGVYIREQDAFGNSVVPVPTAIPAFIGYTAQTSFNGKSLIGKAVKITSLSEYLAIFGDTAPPFKFSVTAVAEDKTAGGDKGADPAPAAPQPDIILNDNDGYNVAMESVNFRLYAAMKFFYQNGGADCYVMTIGSYMADEASLVSDDFTKAIEYLKKEMEPTMLVIPDAVGLDAGVETEDIGQRFAGAYSLQEAMITHCGEMTNRVAILDIPGGYSEPETDPIQSVEAFRDNVSAGIPKHNSYAAAYYPWLHTTVYQPTEVSIDNVDDASKSVIQTIINKEFGLADTATKAGKDDPKGEGGKPNPKSKAEDKLKSIISNLVATGTGDGTATAETDAADTTEADKVAADLTLKNLSKSYKMIMDHIRESLNLIPPSAAIAGIYTAVDNNEGVWVAPANVGVQGVIAPSINIDHHGQEDLNMPLDGKSVCAIRAFTGRGVLVWGARTLDGNSNDWRYVNVRRTLIYLEQSVKEAAKAYVFAPNDGSTWVNVKSMISNFLINFWKQGGLVGPTPADAFSVNVGLGSTMTGDDVLNGIMRVSVKVAVSRPAEFIEITFQQEMQKA from the coding sequence ATGCCAACAGCAATGAAAACCCCAGGGGTGTATATCCGAGAACAGGATGCCTTTGGAAATTCTGTGGTGCCCGTTCCAACAGCCATCCCGGCTTTTATAGGGTACACAGCGCAAACATCATTTAACGGAAAGAGCCTTATCGGCAAGGCCGTAAAAATCACTTCATTATCGGAGTATCTCGCCATTTTTGGAGATACAGCTCCACCTTTTAAATTTTCTGTAACAGCCGTAGCTGAGGATAAAACAGCTGGAGGTGATAAAGGTGCTGACCCCGCGCCAGCAGCTCCGCAGCCAGATATAATTTTAAATGATAATGATGGCTATAATGTAGCCATGGAAAGTGTAAACTTTAGGCTATATGCAGCTATGAAGTTTTTTTACCAAAATGGCGGTGCAGATTGCTACGTGATGACCATTGGCAGCTATATGGCAGATGAAGCGAGTTTGGTATCTGATGATTTTACCAAGGCCATTGAATACCTCAAAAAAGAGATGGAGCCAACCATGCTGGTGATACCTGATGCGGTGGGACTAGATGCAGGGGTGGAAACGGAAGATATAGGACAACGATTTGCAGGAGCGTATTCCTTGCAAGAAGCTATGATTACCCATTGTGGTGAAATGACAAATCGAGTGGCCATTCTTGATATTCCAGGCGGCTATTCGGAACCAGAAACTGATCCAATACAAAGTGTAGAAGCCTTTAGAGATAATGTGAGTGCCGGGATACCTAAGCACAATAGCTATGCTGCTGCCTATTACCCTTGGTTGCACACTACTGTGTATCAACCCACGGAGGTTTCTATAGATAATGTGGATGATGCATCAAAAAGTGTTATTCAAACTATTATTAACAAGGAGTTTGGTTTAGCTGATACAGCTACCAAAGCAGGGAAAGATGATCCCAAAGGGGAAGGAGGAAAGCCTAATCCCAAATCAAAAGCAGAGGATAAATTAAAGTCCATTATTTCAAACTTGGTGGCAACAGGTACTGGCGATGGCACTGCAACAGCAGAAACAGATGCCGCAGATACCACGGAAGCAGATAAAGTAGCTGCAGATCTTACTCTTAAGAACTTGAGTAAGTCCTATAAAATGATAATGGATCATATTCGTGAGAGCCTGAACCTAATACCGCCAAGTGCCGCTATTGCGGGAATTTACACAGCAGTGGATAATAATGAAGGGGTATGGGTGGCTCCGGCTAATGTAGGGGTGCAAGGAGTGATTGCTCCTTCCATAAATATTGACCACCATGGTCAGGAAGATTTGAACATGCCATTAGATGGAAAATCAGTCTGTGCTATCCGGGCATTTACCGGAAGGGGTGTGCTAGTGTGGGGTGCCCGCACGTTGGATGGAAACTCAAATGACTGGAGATACGTGAATGTGCGTAGAACTTTAATTTACCTAGAGCAGTCGGTAAAAGAGGCGGCTAAAGCTTATGTATTTGCACCAAATGATGGCAGTACCTGGGTGAATGTAAAGAGCATGATCAGCAATTTCCTCATTAATTTTTGGAAACAAGGCGGTCTTGTAGGGCCTACTCCGGCAGATGCATTTTCTGTAAATGTGGGACTGGGTAGTACCATGACAGGTGACGATGTATTGAATGGAATCATGAGAGTATCAGTAAAAGTGGCAGTTTCAAGGCCAGCTGAATTTATTGAAATCACTTTCCAACAGGAAATGCAAAAAGCATAA
- a CDS encoding DUF4255 domain-containing protein: MIHSAIQFIVNFLNKEIQFAHDVGSEIVVAGGVMNTDGSVSVGFDNKMVLTLVNLEQEKVMKNTGDLNAVGKGFGKSSPPIYLNMYLLVSANFDSANYMEALKMLSTVISVFQVNSFFSNRTHPDLDAKLGKLTFEIVNLSTSELSHVWSGMGAKYLPSILYKVRMITFNSDQVDKEIPKISGLGGDVS, from the coding sequence ATGATACACTCAGCAATTCAATTTATTGTAAATTTTCTAAACAAAGAAATTCAGTTTGCTCACGATGTGGGTAGTGAAATAGTGGTTGCAGGAGGCGTTATGAATACTGATGGCTCTGTTTCTGTAGGTTTTGATAATAAGATGGTTTTGACACTTGTGAATCTAGAACAGGAAAAAGTAATGAAAAACACTGGTGATCTCAATGCCGTGGGAAAGGGTTTTGGAAAGTCATCGCCTCCAATTTACTTGAACATGTATTTGTTGGTTTCGGCAAATTTTGATTCTGCAAACTATATGGAAGCTTTAAAAATGCTTTCTACAGTAATTAGTGTTTTTCAGGTTAACAGCTTTTTTTCTAATCGAACTCACCCCGATTTGGATGCAAAGTTAGGGAAGTTGACTTTTGAAATAGTGAACCTTTCTACTAGTGAGCTGAGTCATGTTTGGAGTGGAATGGGAGCTAAATACTTGCCTTCTATTTTATATAAAGTTAGGATGATAACTTTTAATTCAGATCAGGTTGATAAAGAGATTCCAAAAATTAGTGGATTGGGTGGTGATGTGAGTTAA
- a CDS encoding glycosyl hydrolase family 18 protein, translated as MCSFGGFVVENDHQDSIGFIKKIEEKLVHNDSLKRAQHFVHEEHKQTKGDKNYLYTVKESDSLTLAKPVKLHTSMHLAYEVLGWYPYWEKNFYENMSFSMLSTAAYFAYELNPKTGAAISLHDWKTTAMIDSAKHSGNSVLLTVTNFGKKNNKDFLSNSRAQAELISNVLELLKLRGANGICIDFEGIAKSEKDAYSSFITKLSTKLKSANKEYQVYITMPCVDWAKSLDFSALNSVVDRFIMMGYSYYGSFSKVAGPVAPNESGEIWEPYNLSNSIDTYIKDGVPANKLILALGYFGAVWETSSDEKAAKAKSFVGHRTYDYIRTKIKSPSKYDEVSQTVWQSYVTADGKSDVYRQCWYDNDSTLGLKIDLIKKKGLAGMGIWALGYDKGYSEMWNMIADRMTAEGSAPKDSLETGQVEKSDSESEKELSIWDKLGQVEASFAGLVKYKVTLAVLLFFVILFGGSGVIIAMFAPSNRDFFFGSTGRILLFSAVFLFVSLVLLRLIGFLADVQVAVVVGFISGVIALILFNKIFVRVNESKP; from the coding sequence TTGTGCTCCTTTGGAGGGTTTGTGGTAGAAAATGATCATCAAGATTCTATTGGTTTTATAAAAAAGATCGAAGAAAAGCTAGTTCACAATGATTCCTTGAAGCGTGCTCAGCATTTTGTCCATGAAGAGCATAAGCAAACAAAGGGTGATAAAAATTATCTCTACACCGTAAAGGAGAGCGACTCCCTAACTCTAGCAAAACCCGTTAAGTTGCACACAAGCATGCATTTAGCCTATGAGGTATTAGGTTGGTACCCCTATTGGGAGAAAAACTTTTATGAAAATATGAGTTTTTCAATGCTAAGTACAGCTGCCTATTTTGCATACGAGCTCAATCCCAAAACGGGCGCTGCAATTTCTTTACACGACTGGAAAACCACGGCCATGATAGATTCGGCCAAACATTCTGGAAACAGTGTTTTGTTAACGGTTACTAATTTTGGAAAAAAGAATAACAAGGATTTTCTTTCAAATAGTAGAGCGCAGGCTGAGCTGATTTCTAATGTATTGGAACTATTAAAACTGAGAGGAGCTAATGGCATATGTATAGATTTTGAAGGTATAGCTAAGTCAGAGAAAGATGCTTATTCGAGCTTTATAACAAAACTTAGCACCAAGCTAAAATCTGCAAATAAGGAGTATCAGGTTTATATTACCATGCCTTGTGTAGATTGGGCAAAGAGTTTGGACTTTTCAGCCCTCAATTCAGTAGTTGATCGCTTCATTATGATGGGGTATTCATATTATGGGAGTTTTAGCAAAGTAGCAGGGCCCGTGGCTCCCAATGAAAGCGGTGAAATTTGGGAACCTTACAATCTGTCAAATTCTATTGATACCTATATTAAAGATGGCGTGCCTGCAAACAAACTTATTCTGGCTTTGGGATATTTTGGAGCTGTTTGGGAAACTTCTTCGGATGAGAAAGCTGCGAAAGCAAAATCTTTTGTGGGACACCGAACGTATGACTACATAAGAACTAAAATAAAGTCGCCATCAAAATATGATGAAGTGAGCCAAACGGTGTGGCAGAGCTATGTGACTGCTGATGGTAAATCAGACGTATACCGGCAGTGTTGGTATGACAATGATTCTACCCTTGGGTTGAAAATTGATTTGATAAAAAAGAAGGGACTTGCTGGAATGGGGATCTGGGCCTTAGGTTATGATAAGGGATATTCAGAGATGTGGAACATGATTGCTGATAGGATGACGGCTGAAGGTAGTGCTCCAAAGGATTCTTTAGAGACAGGGCAAGTAGAAAAAAGCGATTCGGAGAGCGAAAAGGAATTAAGCATTTGGGACAAACTTGGTCAAGTCGAAGCTTCTTTTGCGGGTTTGGTAAAGTATAAAGTTACCCTTGCTGTACTATTGTTTTTTGTGATTTTATTTGGTGGAAGTGGAGTGATCATCGCCATGTTTGCGCCATCGAATCGTGATTTTTTTTTCGGAAGTACAGGACGGATCTTATTGTTTTCAGCTGTCTTTTTATTTGTGTCTTTAGTTCTCTTAAGGCTTATTGGCTTTTTGGCGGATGTGCAAGTAGCGGTGGTAGTGGGGTTTATTTCTGGGGTTATTGCATTGATTTTGTTTAATAAAATATTCGTGAGAGTTAATGAAAGTAAACCGTAA
- the pfkA gene encoding 6-phosphofructokinase — protein sequence MNKTIRSIGVLTSGGDSPGMNAAIRAVVRAGAFYKLKTFGIYEGYQGLIENNIHELTARTVKNILNRGGTVLKSSRSEEFRTEEGRKKAHQNLKEQNIDALVIIGGDGTFTGGHIFSQEFDLPIIGIPGTIDNDLYGTDYTIGFDTATNVVVECIDKIRDTAESHNRLFFVEVMGRDSGFIALRSALASGALDVVLPEENAPMEDLFNELEKSEANQKTNKLVVVAEGNELGDTFKIAEQVKNKFPHLESKVTILGHLQRGGSPSCLDRVLASQLGVAAIEGLLAGKSKIMAGLIDNKIVFTSFEEAINGKVPINKELIRISKILSI from the coding sequence ATGAATAAAACTATACGCTCCATTGGAGTACTCACCTCAGGTGGCGATTCTCCAGGTATGAATGCAGCCATACGTGCTGTGGTAAGAGCTGGAGCATTTTACAAGCTCAAGACCTTTGGAATTTACGAAGGTTACCAAGGTCTTATCGAAAATAATATTCATGAACTTACTGCCCGAACGGTAAAAAATATTCTAAACCGTGGAGGTACAGTTTTAAAATCATCACGAAGCGAAGAATTTAGGACAGAAGAAGGCCGTAAAAAAGCACACCAAAACCTAAAAGAACAAAACATTGACGCCTTGGTAATAATTGGAGGTGATGGCACCTTTACTGGTGGGCATATTTTTTCCCAAGAATTTGACCTCCCGATTATTGGTATTCCTGGCACCATTGACAATGACCTTTATGGCACGGACTACACGATTGGTTTTGACACAGCCACCAATGTTGTTGTTGAGTGCATTGACAAAATAAGAGATACAGCCGAATCACATAATAGATTATTTTTTGTAGAAGTAATGGGTCGAGATTCTGGATTCATTGCCCTACGGTCTGCCCTGGCATCTGGCGCCTTGGATGTGGTGCTGCCAGAAGAAAATGCCCCTATGGAAGATTTATTCAATGAACTGGAAAAAAGTGAGGCTAATCAAAAAACCAATAAGCTTGTGGTAGTAGCTGAAGGCAATGAACTTGGCGATACTTTTAAAATTGCAGAGCAGGTTAAAAACAAATTTCCGCATTTAGAATCAAAAGTCACCATACTTGGTCATCTTCAGCGAGGAGGGTCTCCATCCTGCTTAGACAGAGTTTTGGCTAGCCAATTAGGCGTAGCTGCTATTGAAGGATTATTAGCAGGAAAGTCCAAAATAATGGCTGGCCTAATTGATAATAAAATTGTTTTCACTTCTTTTGAAGAAGCCATAAACGGAAAAGTTCCAATAAATAAAGAACTCATTCGCATCAGCAAAATCTTATCTATTTAA
- the gap gene encoding type I glyceraldehyde-3-phosphate dehydrogenase, which yields MIKIAINGFGRIGRLTFRQLLKKENVKVVAINDLTDTRTLSHLLKYDSVHGKLNEDVTHTTNSIKVGAHEIKVFSEKDPTKLPWGDLNIDVVLECTGIFRNKEKMSYHLQAGARKVLLSAPASDDIKTIVMGVNDDNLSPDDLLISNASCTTNCLAPMSKVLNDNFGIVRGFMTTTHAYTADQNLQDGPHSDLRRARAAALSIIPTSTGAAKAISLVIPELEGKLDGFAMRVPTPTGSVTDLTVELEKNATVEDINRLMKEAANGSLKGILEFSDAPLVSADIVGNQHSCILDSDLTNVNGKLVKIVGWYDNESGYSSRLADMAVRMGES from the coding sequence ATGATTAAAATTGCAATTAACGGCTTTGGCCGAATTGGACGCTTAACCTTTCGTCAACTTCTAAAGAAAGAAAATGTAAAAGTGGTCGCTATAAACGACCTTACAGACACCAGAACTCTTTCACACCTTTTGAAATATGACTCAGTACATGGCAAACTAAATGAGGATGTGACTCATACTACCAATAGCATAAAAGTTGGCGCACACGAAATAAAAGTGTTTTCGGAAAAAGATCCAACAAAATTGCCTTGGGGAGATTTAAACATAGATGTGGTTTTGGAGTGTACGGGTATCTTTAGAAATAAAGAAAAAATGAGCTATCATCTTCAAGCTGGTGCTCGAAAAGTACTTTTGAGTGCACCTGCTTCTGATGACATTAAAACCATCGTAATGGGCGTGAATGATGACAATTTAAGTCCTGATGATTTATTAATTTCTAACGCAAGTTGCACCACAAACTGCCTGGCTCCGATGTCCAAAGTTCTCAATGACAATTTTGGAATTGTAAGAGGATTTATGACCACTACGCATGCTTATACAGCTGATCAAAATTTACAGGATGGACCACATTCGGACTTGCGAAGAGCCAGAGCTGCTGCACTAAGCATTATACCTACTTCTACTGGTGCCGCTAAGGCTATCTCTCTGGTAATTCCAGAGCTGGAGGGGAAGCTTGATGGCTTTGCCATGCGTGTGCCCACGCCTACGGGTTCAGTAACTGATCTTACTGTAGAGCTTGAAAAAAATGCTACTGTTGAAGATATCAATCGCTTGATGAAAGAAGCTGCCAACGGCTCATTAAAAGGAATCCTAGAATTTTCTGATGCCCCCTTGGTTTCGGCTGACATTGTAGGAAATCAGCATAGCTGTATTTTAGATAGCGACCTTACCAACGTAAATGGAAAGCTGGTGAAAATTGTAGGTTGGTATGATAATGAATCAGGCTACTCATCGCGATTGGCTGATATGGCCGTACGAATGGGTGAGTCCTAA
- a CDS encoding BadF/BadG/BcrA/BcrD ATPase family protein, protein MIYIADSGSTKCDHVILKEDGAELIRFKTKGFNPQFCDAAFISAELGNVAELKSLSSQVTKAYFFGSGCSTPELNQKVKDGLSPVFPNAIIQVDHDLMASAYASYSGKPAVTCILGTGSNAVYFDGNQITKGIAGTGYILGDEGSASYIGKKVLSSFLYKTMPEEFRADFDKSYGLSRSEILKQVYEKPFANVFIASFATFASKHLESPFFHDLVYEGFESFLKTQVLYFDQAPQSPIHFIGSVAFHFNETLKEVVQDLKLNMGNVIQKPIDGLVQYFLEYHIDSHKSNA, encoded by the coding sequence ATGATTTACATTGCGGATAGTGGTTCTACCAAATGCGATCACGTCATTTTAAAAGAAGACGGAGCAGAACTGATTAGGTTTAAAACCAAAGGTTTCAATCCTCAGTTCTGTGATGCCGCTTTTATCAGTGCTGAGCTGGGCAATGTTGCGGAACTTAAAAGTTTGAGCTCCCAAGTAACTAAAGCATACTTTTTTGGTTCGGGATGCTCCACTCCTGAGTTAAACCAAAAAGTGAAAGATGGACTCAGCCCCGTTTTTCCAAATGCCATTATTCAGGTAGATCATGACTTGATGGCGTCTGCCTATGCTTCTTATTCTGGTAAACCTGCAGTTACTTGTATTCTGGGAACTGGCTCCAACGCTGTTTATTTTGATGGAAATCAAATTACAAAAGGCATTGCTGGTACCGGCTACATTTTGGGTGATGAAGGCTCAGCCAGCTACATTGGAAAAAAAGTTCTCTCCTCCTTTTTGTATAAAACCATGCCTGAGGAATTTAGAGCTGATTTTGACAAATCCTATGGACTATCGAGAAGCGAAATCCTGAAGCAGGTTTATGAAAAACCTTTTGCCAATGTTTTTATTGCAAGCTTCGCCACCTTTGCCAGCAAGCATTTGGAGTCACCTTTTTTTCATGATTTGGTATATGAGGGTTTTGAATCTTTCCTAAAAACACAGGTACTTTATTTTGATCAGGCTCCACAATCACCTATTCACTTTATTGGGTCGGTGGCTTTTCATTTTAATGAAACTTTAAAAGAAGTAGTTCAGGATTTAAAGCTCAACATGGGCAACGTTATACAAAAGCCCATTGATGGACTTGTTCAGTATTTTCTAGAATATCACATAGACAGCCATAAAAGCAATGCATGA
- the pgmB gene encoding beta-phosphoglucomutase → MIKGFIFDLDGVLVDTPKLHFAAWRKVAHSLGFDLNESQYEELKGLNRKTSLIQILDWGNSQLSPQKFNDLMVQKNEWYLEMTATMISDDALPGAHEFLKAAKDLKLKIGLGSASQNARKILDQVKMTNYFDVIIDGTQTTKSKPDPQVFELGGKKLNLSPSSIVVFEDSNAGIKAAIDGGFKSVGIGARKTLTAASVVYKGLHETSPLKVIEQFNFKS, encoded by the coding sequence ATGATAAAAGGGTTCATATTTGATCTGGATGGAGTTCTTGTAGATACACCAAAGCTTCATTTTGCTGCTTGGCGCAAAGTGGCCCATTCTTTAGGTTTTGACCTTAATGAATCACAATACGAAGAGCTGAAGGGGCTGAATAGAAAAACATCTCTTATTCAAATTTTAGACTGGGGAAACTCCCAACTATCACCTCAGAAGTTTAATGATCTAATGGTTCAAAAAAACGAGTGGTATCTTGAAATGACAGCTACCATGATTAGTGATGATGCACTTCCTGGTGCTCATGAATTTTTAAAAGCCGCCAAAGACCTTAAGCTAAAAATAGGCCTAGGCTCTGCAAGTCAAAATGCTCGAAAAATTCTGGATCAGGTAAAAATGACAAATTACTTTGATGTAATAATTGACGGCACACAAACTACTAAGTCGAAGCCCGATCCTCAGGTTTTTGAGCTTGGCGGAAAGAAATTAAACCTCAGCCCTTCCTCGATAGTTGTGTTTGAAGATTCCAATGCAGGAATTAAAGCCGCCATTGACGGAGGGTTCAAGAGTGTGGGTATTGGAGCCCGCAAAACCTTGACTGCGGCAAGTGTGGTTTACAAAGGTCTTCATGAAACTTCTCCATTAAAAGTGATTGAACAGTTCAACTTTAAATCATAA
- a CDS encoding methylglyoxal synthase, with protein sequence MKIALIAHDGKKAEMVTFMRDHINSFHRDEVELVATGTTGNHVENAGLKVTKMLSGPLGGDAQIAAMVAEKKVNAVFFFRDPLDKHPHEPDILMLMRICDVHNVPLATNPATAKLIFDTMLGGI encoded by the coding sequence ATGAAAATAGCACTGATTGCACATGATGGTAAAAAAGCTGAAATGGTAACTTTTATGCGCGACCACATCAACAGCTTTCATCGCGATGAAGTGGAACTCGTAGCCACCGGAACTACAGGGAATCATGTGGAAAATGCCGGCCTTAAAGTCACAAAAATGCTAAGTGGCCCTTTGGGTGGTGATGCTCAAATTGCAGCCATGGTGGCAGAAAAAAAGGTAAATGCCGTTTTCTTTTTTCGTGATCCTTTGGATAAACATCCACACGAGCCAGACATTTTGATGCTGATGCGAATTTGTGATGTACACAACGTTCCTCTTGCTACCAATCCTGCTACTGCAAAGTTGATATTTGACACTATGCTTGGAGGGATATAA